The Chitiniphilus purpureus sequence GGCCGTCGCGCTTGGCGGTGTAGAGCATTTCGTCGGCAAGCGCGAGCAGGCGTTCCAGCGTGGCTGCGTGCGCACGGCCGGCGACGCCCATGCTGACGGTGAAGCCGAATTGCGTGCCGGCTGCCTCGACCTGCGTGGCGTTGATTGCATTGCGCAGCCGCTCGGCCACCTGTTCGGCCGCCGCCTGCGTAGTGTGCGGCAGCAGCACGACGAATTCCTCACCGCCGAAGCGGGCGATCAGGTCCACGTCGCGCAGCTCGCTGCGGCACGTGTCGGCCAATTGCCTGAGCGCGGTATCGCCTGCTTCGTGTCCGTAGCGGTCGTTGATTTTTTTGAAATGGTCCACGTCCAGCGCAATCACCGAAAGTGGCAGGCCGTGCCGGTCCGCCTGCTTCCATTCGTGGGCAGCGCGTTCGAAGAAGGCGCGGCGGTTCAAAAGCCCGGTCAGGCTGTCCGTGCTGGCCAGCGTTTCGAGTTGCTGCACCAGTTGGGTGCGGTCTTCGAGGGTGTTGAGCAGGTGGGTGTTGGCGCGATCGAGCATGGCCGTGCGTTCGCGTACCTGTTCCTCCAGCGTGGTATTGAGCGTTGCAAGCTTGTTGCGCTCCGCAGTCAGCCCTGCCACCAGGTGGCGCAGCGAGGCGGACAGGTGCCCGGCCTCGCGATAGGCAGCGGATTCCGGAATGGGGACATCGCCTTCGCCGCGCTGCAGCCGGTCGGCGGCCTGCGCCAGCTCCAGCAGCGGCTGCGCCAGCGCGCGGGCGAGCCAGACGCCCAGCAGCGCGAAGATGCCCGCCGCGAAGATGCCGGCGATCAGGATTGCCCATTGCAGGTCATGGATGGGCTGGAAGGCATCGCTCACGGCCTGGCGCACCACCACCCGCCAGCCCAGCCCGCGATAGTCGCCCAGACCCTGCGTCAAGCTGCTGGCGGTCAGGTAGTCGTTGCCGTCCGGCCAGGTCAGGGTGCGTACGCCGGACGACTCCTTGCCAAAGCGGGGTGGGGCGATGCCTTGCCCGCCCGGGGGCGCCAGCAGGATCTGCCCCTCCTTGCCGATGATGAAGATTTCCACCCGCTGGTCGCGTCGTGATGGCGACGAGACCGCCTGCACCACATCGTTCACCCATTCCCAAAGCAGATAGGCGCCCAGTACGCCGACCAGGGCCCCGTCGCTGTCACGTACCGGCGTGGCCAGCTCCACCACGTAGCCGGGGTTGCGGGCCGCGCTGGCCGGCAGGAGCGGTGCGAGTTCCCGGGCTTCATGCATATCGCCCGTGTAGGGCCCCTGCAGGCCGTTGCGGAACCAGGGGTGGCGACTGCCGTTCTGGCCTTCCAGCCAGCCCTGGGTGGCGTAGCGTATCGTGCCGTCCCGCTCGGCAAAGCCGATCCAGGCGTATTGCGGAAATGCCTGCTTGAGTTGCTCCAGCACGCGCCGGTCGGCGTCGTGCCAGATATGGGGGTGCTGGAACTGCTGCATCGATGCGATCACCTGCACGTCGTGCAGCCGTTCGCCCATGCCGATGTCCAGCCGTTGGCGTACCTGCTCGGCCAGCTCAAGCAGGCTGTCGCCGATCACCTGCCGGTTCTTGTTGCCGGAAAGCCCGCCCAGCAGCAGCGAAAGCGTGATCGACACGATCACGGCCACCGTGGCGAAGGACAGCGCCAGCACGCCGGCCAGACTTTGTCTGCGTCCCAATGTTGCTCTCATCCGTCTACATCCGTCACAAGGCACCTCTGTCGTGCAGGCGTTATAGCCCACCAGCCTGCCCCAATCGGTTTCGTGCATGATATTGCACGATGTGGGGTGCCCGTGCCGGGCGGGTCACTGCAGCGGCGGTGGTGGTGTCAGGCCGGCACACTCGGGGCTGGCGGTGATCAAGCCACGCAGGGCCAGACTGTGGCAGAGCATATGCTCGGCTTCGCTTTGCGCACCGTATACATAGTTGCGAAAACCGAGTGCGTTGGCCTGTTGCAGCAAAGGGGCATCCACCGCTTCGTAGTCCCAGATCAGGCTACGCAGCCGCCGGTGTGGCATTGCCGCATAGAGCAGGGCGTTGAGCGCAGCGGGACGGTGGCAGACGGTGAGCCCGCATTCGCTGGTGCCCAGTTCGGCCGCGCGCAGCGCCAGTTCGTGGCGCAGCGAGGTGATCACGATCTCGCGGCGCATGCCCAGTTGCTGCAGCAGGCTGAACACCGCGGGCGCGGCGGCGCCGGCGGTCAGGGTGACCATCCAGAACGCTTCGGGGAAGGCATCGACGGCCTCGGACAGCGTCGGGACCAGATAGCCTTGCGCCTGGGACAGCTCGGCCCGCGTCAGTGCCTGTACCGGCAGACCGTTGCAGCTGAGCCGATGCCCGAACAGCACGGCTTCGCCATCCGCGGTCAGGCGCACTTCGGTCTTGATGCCCTGGAAGCCGGCCGACAACGCGGCGGCAAACGCGCCCAGGGAGTTTTCCGGGGCACCGCGGGCCAACCCGCGATCGGCGATGAGTCGCATGAATCCGTTACACTCCCGTCCTGAATTGCAACTTGAATCGTGACTGCGGCGTGGCTGACCGCAGTACTGCGGCCCGATTCCGGCGCCGGTAAACCTCGTTTCGATTGTAGACACTATCCAGGAAGGGAGTCGGTGCGGTGAGCAAGATCGGGCTGGGCCTCGTCTGGATGCTGCTCGCGGCCACGCTGGCGGCGGTGGAACCGCCGCGCCCGCGCATCGGCGTGGTAATGGGCGGCGGCGGCGCCCGCGGCCTTGCGCATATCGGTGTGCTCAAGGTGCTGGAGGAGGCGCAGGTACCGATCGACTGCATCGTCGGTACCAGCATGGGCGCGCTGGTGGCGGGCAGCTATGCTGTCGGCCGCAGTGCCGACGAGTTGACCGAACAGGTCGGCAAGGCGGTCTGGGACGATCTGCTCAGCTCCGATCTGCCGCGTCAGCTCAACTCGTTCCGGCAGAAGCAGGCCGACCAGCTGGCGTTGCTGCCGGTGGACATCGGTGTCTCGGATGAAGGCCGGCTTGCGCTGCCCAAGGCGGCGATCAATACGCAAAAGGTCGAACGCTTCCTGCGGGAACTCACCTACCACGGCACGGCGCCGGATTTCGATGCGCTGCCGGTTCCCTACCGCGCCATCGCCACCGACCTGGAAACGGGTGAGATGGTCGTGATGCGCGATGGCGACCTGGTGTCCGCCATGCGGGCCAGCATGGCGGTGCCCGGGGTGTTCCCGCCGGTGTTGCGCAACGAGCGGCTGTTGGCCGACGGCGGGCTGTCGCGCAATCTGGGGGTCGATGTGGCACGCGAGCTGTGCGCCGACGTGGTGATCGTCGTCGACGTCGCGTCGCCGCCGCTCAAACGCCAGGAAATCAGCGACATCTTCAGCGTGGCCGATCAGTACACCCGGCTGATGATCGTGCAGAACCAGAAGCCGCAGATCGGCAGCCTGACGGAGCTGGACGTGCTGATCACGCCCGATCTGGCTGACCTTGGCAGCGCCGATTTCGTCAAAGGCCGGGATTTCGTGGTGCTGGGCGAGCGCGCGGCACGCAAGGCGCTGGTATCGCTGCAACGGTATGCGTTGCCGGCGCCGCAGTATCAGGCCTGGCAGGCGGCCCGTGCCGAGAAACGCCTTCATCCCAAGCCCATCGTGCAGGTGGCGGTGGGCAAGCTCAAGCACGTGAATCCGGCAGTGATGGAAGAAGCGCTCGATGTGCAGACCGGCGCGCCGCTCGACAGCGAGGCCTTCAACCAACGGCTGGCCGGCATCTATGCCCGCGGTGATTTCGCCCAGCTTGACTACACGCTGTCCGACCACGGTTCGGGCCAGCGCCTGACGATCACGCCGATCGAAAAGGACTGGGGGCCGAACTATCTCAACTTCGGCTTGGCGCTGGGCACCGACTTCGAGCGCTCCAATCCCTACAGCCTGACCGCGCGCTACCGGCGCACCTGGATCAATCCACTGGGCGCCGAGTTCCAGGCATTGGCAAGCGTGGGCGACAAGAGCCTGCTCGCCGCCGAGTTCTATCAGCCGCTGCAGGTCGAGGGTTATGCCTTTGTCGCCCCGCATGCGGGGATCGATTCGTCGCCGCTGGCGTTCTGGGAGAACGAGACGCTCGCTGCCGAATACAGCTATCACCGTAGTCAGGTCGGCCTTGACCTGGGCTCGTCCTGGACGCGCTACGGCGAAGTGCGGTTGGGCCCGGTGGTGCATCACTACCGGCTGGAGCGGCAAGTGGGGCCGGCGCCACTGCCTGATCTGGAGCAGTGGGACTGGGGCATCCGCTTCAACCTTTTCTACGATCAACTGGACAACCTGAATTTCCCACGGAGCGGCACCTTGCTGCATCTGTATGGCTACGAGGCGATCAAGGGTGGGATCGAGGCACCGGGAGCGGAGGCGTTCTCGCGCTACGGCCGCTATGGTTTCGAGATGACGCGGGGCTTTTCGGTCCGTGACTACGGCGGCCATGTCGCAGTGCGTGGGCAGATGCCGCGCAACAGTGGCAGTGCCTTGTCCGACGTCCGCTGGCTGGGGGGCTTTCTCAACCTGTCCAGCTATCACTACCAGCAGCTGATCGGCGACAAGTTCTTCTACGGCCGCCTTGCGCTGTACCGGCCTGTCGACATGTTCTCCGAGCATGACAAAGGCACCTATCTCGGTGCCGCGCTGGAGACCGGCAAGATGTTCAGCGACGAGGACCGCGTGGGCGACAACTGGCATTTCTCGCTGGTCGGCTACCTGGGCATCGAAACCCTGCTCGGGCCGCTGTATCTTGGCGTGGCGTACGGCGACAACCACCAGACCCGGTTGTATGTCACGCTGGGCAACCCGTTCTGAGCCTGTGGGCACGAACGGCCTGTTCATCCCAAGCATGGAGAAGAGAGCATGAAACGAGTCTGTATCCTGTTGCTGCTGGCCGGCATCGCCAGCGGCACCGCCTATGCGGAAAACGCCCAACAGAGCAAGATGGCCACCTGCAACAAGGAGGCAAGCACACAGGCGCTCAAGGGCGACGCGCGCAAGCAGTTCATGAGCACCTGCCTGAAGAAGGATGCCAAGCCTGCGAACCAGCAGGACAAGATGGGCTACTGCAAC is a genomic window containing:
- a CDS encoding sensor domain-containing diguanylate cyclase, which produces MRATLGRRQSLAGVLALSFATVAVIVSITLSLLLGGLSGNKNRQVIGDSLLELAEQVRQRLDIGMGERLHDVQVIASMQQFQHPHIWHDADRRVLEQLKQAFPQYAWIGFAERDGTIRYATQGWLEGQNGSRHPWFRNGLQGPYTGDMHEARELAPLLPASAARNPGYVVELATPVRDSDGALVGVLGAYLLWEWVNDVVQAVSSPSRRDQRVEIFIIGKEGQILLAPPGGQGIAPPRFGKESSGVRTLTWPDGNDYLTASSLTQGLGDYRGLGWRVVVRQAVSDAFQPIHDLQWAILIAGIFAAGIFALLGVWLARALAQPLLELAQAADRLQRGEGDVPIPESAAYREAGHLSASLRHLVAGLTAERNKLATLNTTLEEQVRERTAMLDRANTHLLNTLEDRTQLVQQLETLASTDSLTGLLNRRAFFERAAHEWKQADRHGLPLSVIALDVDHFKKINDRYGHEAGDTALRQLADTCRSELRDVDLIARFGGEEFVVLLPHTTQAAAEQVAERLRNAINATQVEAAGTQFGFTVSMGVAGRAHAATLERLLALADEMLYTAKRDGRDRVWAI
- a CDS encoding glycerophosphodiester phosphodiesterase, translating into MRLIADRGLARGAPENSLGAFAAALSAGFQGIKTEVRLTADGEAVLFGHRLSCNGLPVQALTRAELSQAQGYLVPTLSEAVDAFPEAFWMVTLTAGAAAPAVFSLLQQLGMRREIVITSLRHELALRAAELGTSECGLTVCHRPAALNALLYAAMPHRRLRSLIWDYEAVDAPLLQQANALGFRNYVYGAQSEAEHMLCHSLALRGLITASPECAGLTPPPPLQ
- a CDS encoding patatin-like phospholipase family protein, which codes for MSKIGLGLVWMLLAATLAAVEPPRPRIGVVMGGGGARGLAHIGVLKVLEEAQVPIDCIVGTSMGALVAGSYAVGRSADELTEQVGKAVWDDLLSSDLPRQLNSFRQKQADQLALLPVDIGVSDEGRLALPKAAINTQKVERFLRELTYHGTAPDFDALPVPYRAIATDLETGEMVVMRDGDLVSAMRASMAVPGVFPPVLRNERLLADGGLSRNLGVDVARELCADVVIVVDVASPPLKRQEISDIFSVADQYTRLMIVQNQKPQIGSLTELDVLITPDLADLGSADFVKGRDFVVLGERAARKALVSLQRYALPAPQYQAWQAARAEKRLHPKPIVQVAVGKLKHVNPAVMEEALDVQTGAPLDSEAFNQRLAGIYARGDFAQLDYTLSDHGSGQRLTITPIEKDWGPNYLNFGLALGTDFERSNPYSLTARYRRTWINPLGAEFQALASVGDKSLLAAEFYQPLQVEGYAFVAPHAGIDSSPLAFWENETLAAEYSYHRSQVGLDLGSSWTRYGEVRLGPVVHHYRLERQVGPAPLPDLEQWDWGIRFNLFYDQLDNLNFPRSGTLLHLYGYEAIKGGIEAPGAEAFSRYGRYGFEMTRGFSVRDYGGHVAVRGQMPRNSGSALSDVRWLGGFLNLSSYHYQQLIGDKFFYGRLALYRPVDMFSEHDKGTYLGAALETGKMFSDEDRVGDNWHFSLVGYLGIETLLGPLYLGVAYGDNHQTRLYVTLGNPF
- a CDS encoding PsiF family protein, coding for MKRVCILLLLAGIASGTAYAENAQQSKMATCNKEASTQALKGDARKQFMSTCLKKDAKPANQQDKMGYCNKEAGAKALKGDARKAFMSDCLKKK